One window of Calorimonas adulescens genomic DNA carries:
- a CDS encoding DNA methyltransferase, whose translation MELTKEVLDKVRHIEGFPIGRDEDIIAISDPPYYTACPNPFIDEFIERYGRPYDEENDSYHREPFTADISEGKNDPIYNAHSYHTKVPHKAIMRYILHYTEPGDIVFDGFCGTGMTGVAAQTCGNPDPEFKLKVENEMKARGEEVKWGARRAILCDLSPAATFIAYNYNSPVNAAEFEKEAKRILDEVEKECGWMYETYHTIDGEIQNDVKGMPIKGRINYTVWSDVFVCPSCSEEVVFWDAAVDKESGKVLDEFECPHCGASLSKGKMERAWRTYYDKAIGETVRQAKQVPVLINYTAMGRRYEKKPDAYDLELIDRIEGMDIPYWYPTDKIPKGDKTGEPLRIGITHVHHFYTKRNLWVLSALYEKAKQINDDNIISKLIWLLNSSQERTSVLNRYLFDRGGGGKVSGTLYIPSLVKENSVFHHVNHRKDLIISCLNVSKKNNFHNCIFTQACFNTTIPSNSIDYIFTVPPFGDNLMYSELNFLWEAWLKVFTNNKQEAIINRVQGKGLHEYQELMEKCFAEMYRVLKPGRWMTVEFHNSKNSVWNAIQQAILKAGFVIADVRSLDKKQGSFNQVTTTTAMKKDMIISAYKPRASFVEGFLNKAGTEEAVWDYVRQHLEKLPVVVETDKGEIDIVKERTPQLLYDSMIKFHVMHGLAIPMGAADFYAGLEKHFIERDGMYFLPTQVSIYDRRRMMENMSDQFSFLVSDEKTAIQWLLWELSKSSQTYQDIEPKFLKAFHQARHESMPELSEILEENFLKDEEGRWYIPDPNKKSDLERLREKTLLKQFEEYKNSRGRLKEFRSEAIRAGFKKCWGDKDYKTIADIGDRLPSDILEEDDVIMMYYDNALTRLGQ comes from the coding sequence ATGGAGCTGACAAAAGAAGTGCTGGACAAGGTAAGGCATATAGAGGGTTTTCCCATAGGGAGGGATGAGGACATCATAGCCATCTCAGACCCTCCTTACTATACAGCCTGCCCCAATCCATTTATAGACGAGTTTATTGAGAGGTATGGCCGTCCCTATGATGAGGAAAATGACAGCTATCACAGGGAGCCATTCACTGCTGATATATCTGAGGGCAAGAACGACCCCATATACAATGCCCATTCGTACCACACCAAGGTACCGCATAAGGCCATAATGAGGTACATACTACACTACACAGAGCCGGGGGATATTGTATTTGACGGGTTTTGCGGCACAGGCATGACGGGGGTAGCTGCCCAGACGTGCGGCAATCCAGATCCTGAATTTAAGCTGAAGGTAGAAAACGAGATGAAGGCGAGGGGAGAAGAGGTGAAGTGGGGTGCCAGGAGGGCTATCCTGTGCGACCTTTCTCCTGCTGCCACATTCATAGCCTATAACTACAACAGTCCAGTAAATGCTGCGGAGTTTGAGAAAGAGGCCAAGAGGATACTGGATGAGGTAGAAAAAGAGTGCGGCTGGATGTATGAAACCTATCACACAATAGATGGCGAGATTCAAAATGACGTAAAAGGCATGCCCATAAAGGGCAGGATAAACTACACCGTGTGGTCGGATGTTTTTGTCTGTCCGAGCTGCAGTGAGGAGGTAGTCTTCTGGGATGCAGCGGTAGACAAGGAGAGCGGCAAAGTCTTGGACGAGTTTGAGTGTCCTCACTGCGGGGCGTCATTATCCAAGGGAAAGATGGAGAGGGCCTGGAGGACATACTATGATAAGGCCATAGGCGAGACGGTGAGGCAGGCAAAGCAGGTGCCTGTCCTCATAAACTACACAGCCATGGGCAGGAGATATGAGAAAAAACCCGATGCCTATGACTTAGAGCTCATAGACAGGATAGAGGGCATGGATATACCATACTGGTATCCGACGGATAAAATACCGAAAGGAGATAAAACAGGAGAACCTCTGAGAATAGGCATAACCCATGTGCACCATTTTTATACAAAGAGGAATTTATGGGTATTGAGTGCACTGTATGAGAAAGCTAAACAGATTAATGATGATAATATAATTTCTAAATTAATATGGTTACTAAATTCCTCTCAAGAAAGAACTTCTGTACTAAATAGATATTTATTTGACAGGGGAGGCGGTGGTAAGGTTTCAGGAACTTTGTACATACCTTCACTGGTTAAAGAAAATTCAGTGTTTCATCATGTAAATCATCGGAAAGATTTAATTATTTCATGTTTAAATGTAAGTAAAAAAAATAATTTTCATAATTGTATATTTACACAAGCATGTTTTAATACCACTATCCCATCTAATTCCATAGACTATATATTCACTGTTCCTCCATTTGGCGATAACCTTATGTATTCGGAACTCAACTTCCTCTGGGAGGCATGGCTTAAGGTCTTTACCAACAATAAACAAGAGGCCATCATAAACAGAGTGCAGGGTAAGGGGCTGCATGAGTACCAGGAGCTCATGGAAAAGTGCTTTGCTGAGATGTACAGGGTATTGAAGCCGGGCAGATGGATGACCGTGGAGTTTCACAATAGCAAAAACAGCGTCTGGAACGCCATACAGCAAGCCATACTCAAGGCGGGTTTTGTTATTGCGGATGTGAGGTCTCTGGATAAAAAGCAGGGGAGTTTTAATCAGGTTACGACAACCACTGCCATGAAAAAGGACATGATTATCTCGGCATACAAGCCCAGGGCATCATTTGTAGAGGGATTCTTGAATAAGGCAGGCACGGAGGAGGCTGTATGGGATTATGTAAGGCAGCACCTGGAGAAGCTCCCGGTTGTTGTCGAAACTGACAAGGGAGAGATAGATATCGTAAAGGAGAGGACTCCACAGCTTCTCTACGACAGCATGATAAAGTTCCATGTGATGCATGGCCTGGCCATACCCATGGGTGCCGCAGACTTTTACGCCGGGCTTGAAAAACACTTTATAGAAAGAGACGGGATGTATTTCCTTCCCACTCAGGTGAGCATTTATGACCGAAGGCGGATGATGGAAAATATGTCAGATCAGTTTTCATTCTTAGTCTCTGATGAGAAGACAGCCATCCAGTGGCTTTTGTGGGAACTGAGCAAAAGCTCTCAGACGTATCAGGATATAGAGCCGAAATTCCTGAAGGCATTCCACCAGGCAAGGCATGAGAGTATGCCTGAGCTTTCAGAGATTCTTGAAGAAAACTTTCTCAAGGATGAAGAGGGTAGATGGTATATACCCGATCCAAACAAGAAGTCAGATCTGGAAAGACTTAGAGAAAAGACACTGCTAAAACAGTTCGAGGAGTATAAAAACAGCAGGGGCAGGCTAAAAGAATTCAGGAGTGAGGCCATAAGGGCCGGATTTAAGAAGTGTTGGGGAGATAAAGACTACAAGACCATAGCTGATATAGGGGACAGGCTGCCATCCGACATACTGGAAGAGGACGATGTCATCATGATGTATTATGATAATGCCCTCACGAGGTTGGGGCAGTGA